From the Octadecabacter antarcticus 307 genome, one window contains:
- a CDS encoding IS5-like element ISOan4 family transposase, with amino-acid sequence MSSWIPTKYKTRNWAEYNFSLKMRGSLSIWFDAGMTWEAVPSGRRGRQQAYSDAAIQACLTLKVLFGLPLRQTAGFVESLLKLAGLNWSVPDFSTLCRRQRTLSVAIPYKGSTGPLHLLIDSTGIKAEGEGEWNARKHGGPKRRLWRKIHIGIDEQTLEIRAVEVTNSSIGDAPMLPDLLNQIPADQELGSVTADGAYDTRKCYDAIAARNAHAVIPPRKNAKLWKHDTPGARARNEAVRASKYLGSALWRQATGYHRRSRVETKMHCVKLLGQRLSARDFDRQVAEIQIRAAILNGFTALGIPKTEAVG; translated from the coding sequence ATGAGCAGCTGGATACCTACAAAGTATAAGACCCGGAACTGGGCTGAGTACAATTTTTCACTGAAGATGCGGGGATCGCTTTCGATCTGGTTTGACGCGGGGATGACGTGGGAGGCTGTGCCTTCAGGGCGGCGGGGACGCCAACAAGCCTACAGCGATGCGGCGATACAAGCCTGCCTGACCCTCAAAGTGCTGTTCGGTTTGCCGTTGAGGCAGACGGCTGGATTTGTAGAAAGCCTTCTCAAGCTTGCCGGTCTGAACTGGTCAGTGCCGGATTTCAGTACCTTATGTCGCCGTCAGAGGACGTTATCGGTGGCCATCCCGTACAAGGGCTCAACCGGACCACTGCACCTGCTGATAGATAGTACAGGCATCAAGGCTGAGGGCGAAGGAGAATGGAACGCACGCAAGCACGGTGGACCCAAACGGCGGTTGTGGCGCAAGATACATATTGGGATTGATGAACAAACGCTGGAAATACGGGCCGTCGAGGTCACTAACAGCAGCATCGGGGACGCGCCCATGTTGCCTGACCTGCTCAATCAGATCCCCGCTGATCAGGAACTCGGTAGCGTCACAGCCGACGGGGCATACGACACCCGCAAATGCTACGATGCGATTGCCGCGCGAAATGCCCACGCCGTCATACCGCCGCGCAAGAATGCCAAGTTATGGAAGCACGACACACCCGGGGCCAGAGCGCGCAACGAAGCAGTGCGAGCCTCAAAGTATCTAGGCTCCGCGTTGTGGCGACAGGCGACCGGATATCACCGCAGAAGCCGCGTTGAGACAAAGATGCATTGTGTGAAATTACTGGGTCAGCGCCTCTCAGCGCGTGACTTTGATCGGCAGGTTGCGGAGATCCAAATCCGTGCTGCGATCCTAAACGGCTTCACAGCGCTTGGCATCCCCAAGACAGAGGCCGTAGGCTAA
- a CDS encoding DUF6538 domain-containing protein: MDADISKLPKYVFRRANGSYRYKRNVPAALREVIPKATIYRQLGTTYDEAIRRLPVIHAEIEALFDLERKTPNSRRAVNIVRERLGEWHAGVFAEGVVEPEWDVTDDFRELAEDLRNTAPKEVVQQIGSARVTPEPMTLHKVLSDYYAYKCEDGVNDLPLKTRIERIKKDLVIALGKNRVEWTPLADINRADANAYRDYLLHRLAPNSVLRTIGVVKAAINHVIIENDLDQRNVFQGIKIKGTGASKDDRLSMSDSQMAMLLPAYESNPLAQALFVTLADTGARLAEIVGLEARDLDLDSCWALLHKSG; the protein is encoded by the coding sequence ATGGATGCAGATATATCAAAACTTCCAAAATATGTCTTTCGACGGGCCAATGGCTCGTATCGATATAAGCGCAACGTGCCCGCAGCACTTCGTGAGGTGATTCCCAAGGCGACAATATATCGCCAGCTGGGGACGACCTACGATGAAGCAATCAGGCGGCTGCCAGTGATCCATGCTGAGATTGAAGCGCTGTTTGACCTTGAGCGCAAAACACCAAATAGCAGACGCGCCGTTAATATCGTTAGGGAGCGGCTTGGCGAGTGGCATGCAGGTGTATTTGCTGAGGGAGTTGTCGAGCCTGAATGGGATGTCACAGATGATTTTCGGGAACTCGCTGAGGACCTGCGCAACACAGCGCCAAAGGAGGTTGTCCAACAAATTGGCAGCGCTCGTGTGACGCCCGAGCCAATGACCCTGCATAAAGTCCTATCAGATTACTATGCTTATAAGTGTGAAGACGGGGTAAATGACCTCCCACTGAAGACCCGCATTGAGCGCATTAAGAAGGACCTTGTGATAGCGCTGGGCAAGAACCGCGTAGAGTGGACACCTCTTGCTGACATCAACCGCGCAGATGCCAATGCTTACCGTGACTATTTGCTGCACCGCTTGGCACCGAACTCAGTCCTGCGCACCATTGGGGTGGTCAAAGCCGCGATAAACCATGTGATCATTGAGAACGATCTCGATCAGCGTAACGTCTTCCAGGGCATCAAGATAAAAGGCACTGGAGCCAGTAAAGACGACCGCTTGTCTATGAGTGATTCGCAGATGGCGATGTTGCTGCCAGCGTATGAGAGCAATCCACTCGCCCAAGCTCTGTTTGTGACCCTGGCAGATACTGGTGCACGGCTTGCAGAAATCGTAGGGCTCGAAGCACGTGATCTGGATCTCGATAGTTGCTGGGCTTTGTTGCACAAATCGGGTTGA
- a CDS encoding complex I NDUFA9 subunit family protein translates to MSKLVIVYGGSGFVGRYIARRLAKDGWRVRVAVRNPNEAMFVKPYGAVGQVEPVFCNIRDDDSVRSVMHGADAVVNCVGVLDEIGKNTFEAVQASGAERIARIAASTGVGAMVQMSAIGADAESESEYARTKAAGEAGVLAHMPNAMILRPSIIFGDEDGFFNRFAGMSRFGPVLPIVGADTKFQPVYVDDVAAAAVIGVQGRAQGVFELGGPDVQTMRELMTGMLAIIRRRRLVLNIPFFAAQMMAFGFKVGRTLSLGLVRGPITADQVKNLRMDNVVSEGAQGFEALGITPTAMETILPDYLWRFRPSGQYDAIKESAKNLKP, encoded by the coding sequence ATGTCCAAACTTGTCATTGTTTACGGCGGATCCGGTTTTGTCGGGCGCTATATCGCGCGGCGTTTGGCCAAGGATGGTTGGCGTGTGCGGGTTGCGGTTCGCAATCCCAATGAGGCGATGTTCGTGAAGCCTTATGGGGCTGTCGGGCAAGTTGAACCGGTGTTCTGCAACATTCGTGATGACGATTCAGTGCGTTCTGTGATGCACGGCGCTGATGCGGTGGTGAACTGCGTGGGCGTGTTGGACGAGATTGGCAAGAACACATTTGAGGCGGTGCAGGCAAGCGGTGCGGAACGGATTGCACGGATCGCGGCGTCGACAGGTGTCGGGGCGATGGTCCAGATGTCCGCCATTGGTGCCGACGCGGAAAGTGAAAGCGAGTATGCGCGCACGAAGGCCGCGGGCGAGGCTGGCGTGTTGGCGCATATGCCGAACGCGATGATCCTGCGTCCATCGATCATATTTGGCGATGAAGACGGGTTTTTCAATCGCTTTGCAGGCATGTCGCGTTTTGGTCCGGTGCTGCCGATTGTGGGTGCTGATACGAAATTTCAACCGGTGTATGTCGATGATGTTGCGGCTGCCGCTGTCATCGGTGTGCAGGGCCGCGCGCAGGGTGTGTTTGAGCTTGGCGGGCCAGACGTACAAACGATGCGTGAGTTGATGACCGGAATGTTGGCAATTATCCGTCGTCGCCGTTTGGTCCTGAATATCCCATTTTTTGCGGCTCAGATGATGGCGTTCGGATTCAAGGTTGGGCGCACGTTGTCGCTGGGATTGGTGCGTGGCCCGATTACGGCCGATCAAGTTAAAAACCTACGGATGGATAACGTTGTTTCTGAGGGTGCGCAGGGGTTTGAGGCGCTGGGCATTACGCCGACTGCGATGGAAACGATCTTGCCTGACTACCTGTGGCGGTTCCGCCCCAGCGGGCAGTATGACGCCATCAAAGAGAGCGCCAAAAACCTTAAACCTTAA